The Halichoerus grypus chromosome 15, mHalGry1.hap1.1, whole genome shotgun sequence genome includes a window with the following:
- the SETD6 gene encoding N-lysine methyltransferase SETD6 isoform X4 has translation MATQAKRRRVAGPVGGGDADPDPVVGFLSWCRQVGLELSPKVAVSRKGTVAGYGMVARESVQPGELLFAVPRAALLSQHTCSIGGLLERERGALQSQSGWVPLLLALLHELQAPASPWSPYFALWPELGRLEHPMFWPEEERRRLLQGTGVLEAVEKDLANIRSEYHSIVLPFMEAHPDLFSPRVRSLELYRQLVALVMAYSFQEPLEEEEDEKEPNSPLMVPAADILNHLANHNANLEYSPNCLRMVATQPIPKGHEIFNTYGQMANWQLIHMYGFVEPYPDNTDDTADIQMVTVREAALQGTKAEAERLLLYERWDFLCKLEMVGEEGAFVIGREEVLTEEELTSTLKVLCMPAEEFREFKEKDGRGDDKREEDSLTITNIPNLKASWKQLLRDSVLLTLQTYATDLKSEQDLLSNKEVYTKLSWREQQALQVRYGQKMILHQLLELTS, from the exons ATGGCGACCCAGGCGAAGCGCCGGCGG GTGGCTGGGCCTGTGGGCGGTGGCGACGCGGACCCGGACCCGGTGGTCGGTTTCCTGAGCTGGTGCCggcaggtggggctggagctGAGTCCCAAG GTGGCGGTGAGCCGGAAGGGCACGGTGGCCGGCTACGGCATGGTGGCCCGGGAGAGCGTGCAGCCCGGGGAGCTGCTGTTCGCCGTGCCGCGGGCCGCGCTCCTGTCGCAGCACACCTGCTCCATCGGCGGCCTGCTGGAGCGAG AGCGAGGCGCGCTGCAGAGCCAGTCGGGCTGGGTGCCGCTGCTGCTGGCGCTGCTGCACGAGCTGCAGGCCCCGGCCTCGCCCTGGAGCCCCTACTTTGCGCTCTGGCCGGAGCTGGGCCGCTTGGAGCACCCCATGTTCTG GCCCGAGGAGGAGCGCCGGCGACTGCTGCAGGGCACAGGCGTCCTGGAGGCCGTGGAGAAGGACTTGGCCAACATCCGCAGCGAGTACCATTCCATCGTGTTACCCTTCATGGAAGCCCACCCGGATCTTTTCAGCCCCAGGGTCCGCTCCCTGGAACTCTACCGCCAGCTCGTGGCTCTTGTGATGGCCTACAG CTTTCAGGAACcactggaggaagaggaggatgagaAGGAGCCAAACTCCCCTTTGATGGTGCCTGCTGCAGACATACTAAACCACTTAGCCAATCATAATGCCAATCTAGAATACTCTCCA AATTGTCTTCGGATGGTGGCCACTCAGCCCATTCCTAAAGGCCATGAAATTTTCAACACTTACGGGCAAATGGCTAATTGGCAACTGATTCATATGTATGGTTTTGTTGAACCATATCCTGACAACACGGATGACACAGCTGACATTCAGATGGTGACAGTTCGTGAAGCAGCATTACAGG GAACAAAAGCTGAAGCTGAAAGGCTCCTACTGTATGAACGCTGGGATTTCTTATGCAAACTGGAGATGGTTGGGGAAGAGGGAGCCTTTGTGATTGGGCGTGAGGAGGTACTGACCGAAGAGGAACTGACCAGCACACTCAAG GTCCTATGCATGCCTGCTGAGGAGTTCAGAGAGTTTAAAGAGAAGGATGGAAGGGGAGATGATAAAAGGGAAGAGGACAGCTTGACAATCACAAATATCCCCAATCTCAAAGCATCATGGAAACAGCTTCTTCGGGACAGTGTTTTGTTGACTCTGCAAACCTATGCCACAGACTTAAAATCTGAACAAGATTTACTCAGTAACAAGGAGGTCTACACCAAACTCAGCtggagggagcagcaggcccTGCAGGTTCGCTATGGTCAGAAGATGATCTTACATCAGTTGTTGGAACTGACAAGTTAG
- the SETD6 gene encoding N-lysine methyltransferase SETD6 isoform X3: MATQAKRRRVAGPVGGGDADPDPVVGFLSWCRQVGLELSPKVAVSRKGTVAGYGMVARESVQPGELLFAVPRAALLSQHTCSIGGLLERERGALQSQSGWVPLLLALLHELQAPASPWSPYFALWPELGRLEHPMFWPEEERRRLLQGTGVLEAVEKDLANIRSEYHSIVLPFMEAHPDLFSPRVRSLELYRQLVALVMAYSFQEPLEEEEDEKEPNSPLMVPAADILNHLANHNANLEYSPAFVGPGPSFSLPPQNCLRMVATQPIPKGHEIFNTYGQMANWQLIHMYGFVEPYPDNTDDTADIQMVTVREAALQGTKAEAERLLLYERWDFLCKLEMVGEEGAFVIGREEVLTEEELTSTLKVLCMPAEEFREFKEKDGRGDDKREEDSLTITNIPNLKASWKQLLRDSVLLTLQTYATDLKSEQDLLSNKEVYTKLSWREQQALQVRYGQKMILHQLLELTS; this comes from the exons ATGGCGACCCAGGCGAAGCGCCGGCGG GTGGCTGGGCCTGTGGGCGGTGGCGACGCGGACCCGGACCCGGTGGTCGGTTTCCTGAGCTGGTGCCggcaggtggggctggagctGAGTCCCAAG GTGGCGGTGAGCCGGAAGGGCACGGTGGCCGGCTACGGCATGGTGGCCCGGGAGAGCGTGCAGCCCGGGGAGCTGCTGTTCGCCGTGCCGCGGGCCGCGCTCCTGTCGCAGCACACCTGCTCCATCGGCGGCCTGCTGGAGCGAG AGCGAGGCGCGCTGCAGAGCCAGTCGGGCTGGGTGCCGCTGCTGCTGGCGCTGCTGCACGAGCTGCAGGCCCCGGCCTCGCCCTGGAGCCCCTACTTTGCGCTCTGGCCGGAGCTGGGCCGCTTGGAGCACCCCATGTTCTG GCCCGAGGAGGAGCGCCGGCGACTGCTGCAGGGCACAGGCGTCCTGGAGGCCGTGGAGAAGGACTTGGCCAACATCCGCAGCGAGTACCATTCCATCGTGTTACCCTTCATGGAAGCCCACCCGGATCTTTTCAGCCCCAGGGTCCGCTCCCTGGAACTCTACCGCCAGCTCGTGGCTCTTGTGATGGCCTACAG CTTTCAGGAACcactggaggaagaggaggatgagaAGGAGCCAAACTCCCCTTTGATGGTGCCTGCTGCAGACATACTAAACCACTTAGCCAATCATAATGCCAATCTAGAATACTCTCCA GCATTTGTTGGGCCTGGTCCCAGCTTCTCCCTTCCACCGCAGAATTGTCTTCGGATGGTGGCCACTCAGCCCATTCCTAAAGGCCATGAAATTTTCAACACTTACGGGCAAATGGCTAATTGGCAACTGATTCATATGTATGGTTTTGTTGAACCATATCCTGACAACACGGATGACACAGCTGACATTCAGATGGTGACAGTTCGTGAAGCAGCATTACAGG GAACAAAAGCTGAAGCTGAAAGGCTCCTACTGTATGAACGCTGGGATTTCTTATGCAAACTGGAGATGGTTGGGGAAGAGGGAGCCTTTGTGATTGGGCGTGAGGAGGTACTGACCGAAGAGGAACTGACCAGCACACTCAAG GTCCTATGCATGCCTGCTGAGGAGTTCAGAGAGTTTAAAGAGAAGGATGGAAGGGGAGATGATAAAAGGGAAGAGGACAGCTTGACAATCACAAATATCCCCAATCTCAAAGCATCATGGAAACAGCTTCTTCGGGACAGTGTTTTGTTGACTCTGCAAACCTATGCCACAGACTTAAAATCTGAACAAGATTTACTCAGTAACAAGGAGGTCTACACCAAACTCAGCtggagggagcagcaggcccTGCAGGTTCGCTATGGTCAGAAGATGATCTTACATCAGTTGTTGGAACTGACAAGTTAG
- the SETD6 gene encoding N-lysine methyltransferase SETD6 isoform X1, protein MATQAKRRRVAGPVGGGDADPDPVVGFLSWCRQVGLELSPKVRRRGCGRARRGRRPALTGRSPVQVAVSRKGTVAGYGMVARESVQPGELLFAVPRAALLSQHTCSIGGLLERERGALQSQSGWVPLLLALLHELQAPASPWSPYFALWPELGRLEHPMFWPEEERRRLLQGTGVLEAVEKDLANIRSEYHSIVLPFMEAHPDLFSPRVRSLELYRQLVALVMAYSFQEPLEEEEDEKEPNSPLMVPAADILNHLANHNANLEYSPAFVGPGPSFSLPPQNCLRMVATQPIPKGHEIFNTYGQMANWQLIHMYGFVEPYPDNTDDTADIQMVTVREAALQGTKAEAERLLLYERWDFLCKLEMVGEEGAFVIGREEVLTEEELTSTLKVLCMPAEEFREFKEKDGRGDDKREEDSLTITNIPNLKASWKQLLRDSVLLTLQTYATDLKSEQDLLSNKEVYTKLSWREQQALQVRYGQKMILHQLLELTS, encoded by the exons ATGGCGACCCAGGCGAAGCGCCGGCGG GTGGCTGGGCCTGTGGGCGGTGGCGACGCGGACCCGGACCCGGTGGTCGGTTTCCTGAGCTGGTGCCggcaggtggggctggagctGAGTCCCAAGGTGAGGAGGCGGGGGTgcgggcgggcgcggcggggGCGCAGGCCCGCTCTGACCGGCCGCTCCCCCGTCCAGGTGGCGGTGAGCCGGAAGGGCACGGTGGCCGGCTACGGCATGGTGGCCCGGGAGAGCGTGCAGCCCGGGGAGCTGCTGTTCGCCGTGCCGCGGGCCGCGCTCCTGTCGCAGCACACCTGCTCCATCGGCGGCCTGCTGGAGCGAG AGCGAGGCGCGCTGCAGAGCCAGTCGGGCTGGGTGCCGCTGCTGCTGGCGCTGCTGCACGAGCTGCAGGCCCCGGCCTCGCCCTGGAGCCCCTACTTTGCGCTCTGGCCGGAGCTGGGCCGCTTGGAGCACCCCATGTTCTG GCCCGAGGAGGAGCGCCGGCGACTGCTGCAGGGCACAGGCGTCCTGGAGGCCGTGGAGAAGGACTTGGCCAACATCCGCAGCGAGTACCATTCCATCGTGTTACCCTTCATGGAAGCCCACCCGGATCTTTTCAGCCCCAGGGTCCGCTCCCTGGAACTCTACCGCCAGCTCGTGGCTCTTGTGATGGCCTACAG CTTTCAGGAACcactggaggaagaggaggatgagaAGGAGCCAAACTCCCCTTTGATGGTGCCTGCTGCAGACATACTAAACCACTTAGCCAATCATAATGCCAATCTAGAATACTCTCCA GCATTTGTTGGGCCTGGTCCCAGCTTCTCCCTTCCACCGCAGAATTGTCTTCGGATGGTGGCCACTCAGCCCATTCCTAAAGGCCATGAAATTTTCAACACTTACGGGCAAATGGCTAATTGGCAACTGATTCATATGTATGGTTTTGTTGAACCATATCCTGACAACACGGATGACACAGCTGACATTCAGATGGTGACAGTTCGTGAAGCAGCATTACAGG GAACAAAAGCTGAAGCTGAAAGGCTCCTACTGTATGAACGCTGGGATTTCTTATGCAAACTGGAGATGGTTGGGGAAGAGGGAGCCTTTGTGATTGGGCGTGAGGAGGTACTGACCGAAGAGGAACTGACCAGCACACTCAAG GTCCTATGCATGCCTGCTGAGGAGTTCAGAGAGTTTAAAGAGAAGGATGGAAGGGGAGATGATAAAAGGGAAGAGGACAGCTTGACAATCACAAATATCCCCAATCTCAAAGCATCATGGAAACAGCTTCTTCGGGACAGTGTTTTGTTGACTCTGCAAACCTATGCCACAGACTTAAAATCTGAACAAGATTTACTCAGTAACAAGGAGGTCTACACCAAACTCAGCtggagggagcagcaggcccTGCAGGTTCGCTATGGTCAGAAGATGATCTTACATCAGTTGTTGGAACTGACAAGTTAG
- the SETD6 gene encoding N-lysine methyltransferase SETD6 isoform X2: MATQAKRRRVAGPVGGGDADPDPVVGFLSWCRQVGLELSPKVRRRGCGRARRGRRPALTGRSPVQVAVSRKGTVAGYGMVARESVQPGELLFAVPRAALLSQHTCSIGGLLERERGALQSQSGWVPLLLALLHELQAPASPWSPYFALWPELGRLEHPMFWPEEERRRLLQGTGVLEAVEKDLANIRSEYHSIVLPFMEAHPDLFSPRVRSLELYRQLVALVMAYSFQEPLEEEEDEKEPNSPLMVPAADILNHLANHNANLEYSPNCLRMVATQPIPKGHEIFNTYGQMANWQLIHMYGFVEPYPDNTDDTADIQMVTVREAALQGTKAEAERLLLYERWDFLCKLEMVGEEGAFVIGREEVLTEEELTSTLKVLCMPAEEFREFKEKDGRGDDKREEDSLTITNIPNLKASWKQLLRDSVLLTLQTYATDLKSEQDLLSNKEVYTKLSWREQQALQVRYGQKMILHQLLELTS; encoded by the exons ATGGCGACCCAGGCGAAGCGCCGGCGG GTGGCTGGGCCTGTGGGCGGTGGCGACGCGGACCCGGACCCGGTGGTCGGTTTCCTGAGCTGGTGCCggcaggtggggctggagctGAGTCCCAAGGTGAGGAGGCGGGGGTgcgggcgggcgcggcggggGCGCAGGCCCGCTCTGACCGGCCGCTCCCCCGTCCAGGTGGCGGTGAGCCGGAAGGGCACGGTGGCCGGCTACGGCATGGTGGCCCGGGAGAGCGTGCAGCCCGGGGAGCTGCTGTTCGCCGTGCCGCGGGCCGCGCTCCTGTCGCAGCACACCTGCTCCATCGGCGGCCTGCTGGAGCGAG AGCGAGGCGCGCTGCAGAGCCAGTCGGGCTGGGTGCCGCTGCTGCTGGCGCTGCTGCACGAGCTGCAGGCCCCGGCCTCGCCCTGGAGCCCCTACTTTGCGCTCTGGCCGGAGCTGGGCCGCTTGGAGCACCCCATGTTCTG GCCCGAGGAGGAGCGCCGGCGACTGCTGCAGGGCACAGGCGTCCTGGAGGCCGTGGAGAAGGACTTGGCCAACATCCGCAGCGAGTACCATTCCATCGTGTTACCCTTCATGGAAGCCCACCCGGATCTTTTCAGCCCCAGGGTCCGCTCCCTGGAACTCTACCGCCAGCTCGTGGCTCTTGTGATGGCCTACAG CTTTCAGGAACcactggaggaagaggaggatgagaAGGAGCCAAACTCCCCTTTGATGGTGCCTGCTGCAGACATACTAAACCACTTAGCCAATCATAATGCCAATCTAGAATACTCTCCA AATTGTCTTCGGATGGTGGCCACTCAGCCCATTCCTAAAGGCCATGAAATTTTCAACACTTACGGGCAAATGGCTAATTGGCAACTGATTCATATGTATGGTTTTGTTGAACCATATCCTGACAACACGGATGACACAGCTGACATTCAGATGGTGACAGTTCGTGAAGCAGCATTACAGG GAACAAAAGCTGAAGCTGAAAGGCTCCTACTGTATGAACGCTGGGATTTCTTATGCAAACTGGAGATGGTTGGGGAAGAGGGAGCCTTTGTGATTGGGCGTGAGGAGGTACTGACCGAAGAGGAACTGACCAGCACACTCAAG GTCCTATGCATGCCTGCTGAGGAGTTCAGAGAGTTTAAAGAGAAGGATGGAAGGGGAGATGATAAAAGGGAAGAGGACAGCTTGACAATCACAAATATCCCCAATCTCAAAGCATCATGGAAACAGCTTCTTCGGGACAGTGTTTTGTTGACTCTGCAAACCTATGCCACAGACTTAAAATCTGAACAAGATTTACTCAGTAACAAGGAGGTCTACACCAAACTCAGCtggagggagcagcaggcccTGCAGGTTCGCTATGGTCAGAAGATGATCTTACATCAGTTGTTGGAACTGACAAGTTAG